A stretch of the Zeugodacus cucurbitae isolate PBARC_wt_2022May chromosome 6, idZeuCucr1.2, whole genome shotgun sequence genome encodes the following:
- the LOC105221429 gene encoding homeobox protein 2, protein MMASSMENFMDMSLDEYIATKKNSLRNIDKESQGAVISPSNSLGCAFKAGHRNSKISNAANDYDEVMGEKSLSITNEDSPVNSSVLLDKSIGIWRGPSSETNYLDLDYIRDEFDQMFNDPELQISNEGKSLNVHKVKLPNDLRERLQNSNANNSSTIKEREKCHTGNAKNAIPTCQSKSNMDTKQNAMSFSSGNAHYRRRWYNNRNARRRNDGCGNRGSNYMNNESQNTNWNKHRNGGNGSGVCNGNILHFNNGRIHRFNQRNNQDNLNKRIKTVLEQINSNNSVYLNKQAGTVRDLTIECPSISTSGRLTTNVLQTTTQVLKPPTNQVQSDLKALLGVNDNNLKADTMAMWAGKLLELFQSGQQQTAHKPIYDMQIQKEIHELQGKSLLYKCPSGEIVSSDGSGIDNCKVTPNSSGVTLNYRFG, encoded by the exons ATGATGGCTTCCagtatggaaaattttatggATATGTCATTAG atGAGTACATTGCAACAAAGAAAAATAGTTTGCGTAATATTGATAAAGAGAGTCAAGGAGCAGTTATCAGTCCTTCGAACAGTTTGGGTTGTGCTTTTAAAGCTGGACATCGAAACTCTAAAATATCCAATGCTGCTAACGATTATGATGAGGTTATGGGCGAGAAGTCGCTTTCAATAACTAATGAGGACTCTCCTGTGAATTCTAGTGTTTTATTGGATAAGTCCATTGGTATTTGGAGGGGTCCCAGTTCCGAAACCAATTATCTTGATTTAGATTATATAAGAGATGAATTCGATCAGATGTTTAATGATCCAGAATTACAAATATCGAATGAAGGAAAGTCTTTGAACGTTCATAAAGTAAAGCTTCCCAATGATTTACGTGAACGACTTCAAAATAGCAATGCAAATAATAGTAGCACTATTAAAGAGCGTGAAAAATGTCATACTGGCAATGCAAAAAACGCTATACCAACTTGCCAGTCAAAATCAAACATGGATACGAAGCAAAATGCTATGTCGTTCTCAAGTGGCAATGCACATTACCGTAGACGATGGTACAATAATCGGAATGCCCGTAGGCGTAATGATGGGTGTGGCAATCGAGGAAGCAACTATATGAATAATGAAAGTCAGAATACGAATTGGAATAAACATCGTAATGGAGGAAATGGTAGCGGAGTATGCAATGGGAATATCTTACATTTTAACAATGGAAGGATTCATCGTTTTAATCAACGCAACAATCAGGATAATTTaaa cAAAAGAATCAAAACTGTACTGGAGCAAATCAACAGTAACAATTCAGTTTATCTTAATAAACAGGCAGGGACTGTTCGAGATCTGACAATTGAATGCCCGAGTATTTCCACATCTGGACGCCTTACAACAAACGTATTACAAACCACTACACAAGTTTTGAAACCGCCTACAAACCAAGTACAAAGTGATTTAAAAGCTTTGCTAGGCGTCAATGATAATAATTTGAAAGCTGATACCATGGCTATGTGGGCTGGGAAATTGTTGGAGTTATTTCAATCCGGCCAACAACAGACAGCTCACAAACCTATATACGATATGCAAATTCAAAAAGAAATTCACGAATTGCag GGCAAATCGTTGTTATACAAATGTCCCAGTGGCGAAATTGTAAGTTCCGATGGTTCAGGAATTGATAATTGTAAAGTTACTCCCAATTCAAGTGGAGTAACACTTAACTACAGATTTGGCTAA